One genomic window of Pseudomonadales bacterium includes the following:
- a CDS encoding fumarylacetoacetate hydrolase family protein: protein MRFVTMSAGQLGAVVDDTLVDLPAAAQQLGQPIVADMMALIASAATDQQWRLALDAVAKGIACSAYSDSAIRAPLQPVRNIICIGKNYLEHITEVADKMRLPDDIPEHPIVFTKATTAINHPGAEIPSHPEHTSKLDYEGELALVIGKGGRDIAPENAWDHVFGYSALNDVSARDLQLAHSQWFIGKSLDGFAPFGPAIVPLCAMPEPADIQVQTRVNGELRQDGRFNQLIFDVPTLISTVSAGITLLPGDIIATGTPSGVGIGFTPSKYLRPGDEVVVDVTGVGSLRNTVS from the coding sequence ATGAGATTTGTCACTATGAGCGCGGGGCAGCTGGGAGCTGTTGTTGACGATACCCTTGTTGATTTGCCCGCAGCGGCGCAACAGCTCGGACAGCCGATAGTTGCGGATATGATGGCATTGATCGCCTCTGCTGCTACTGACCAGCAATGGCGGTTGGCACTGGATGCTGTGGCAAAAGGTATTGCCTGTTCTGCTTATAGCGACAGTGCTATTCGAGCGCCCTTGCAGCCTGTTCGAAACATTATCTGTATTGGTAAAAATTACCTCGAGCATATTACGGAAGTAGCCGACAAAATGCGCCTGCCCGACGATATTCCCGAGCACCCGATTGTTTTTACCAAGGCCACTACTGCTATTAATCATCCGGGGGCGGAAATCCCCTCTCATCCTGAACACACCTCAAAGCTGGACTACGAGGGTGAGTTGGCGCTGGTGATTGGCAAGGGGGGGCGAGATATAGCGCCAGAGAACGCCTGGGATCATGTCTTTGGTTATTCTGCGCTTAATGATGTTTCTGCCCGCGATTTACAATTGGCACACAGTCAGTGGTTTATAGGCAAGAGCCTCGATGGATTCGCCCCTTTCGGGCCGGCAATTGTGCCGTTGTGCGCCATGCCGGAACCCGCTGATATTCAGGTGCAAACCCGGGTGAATGGTGAACTCCGCCAGGATGGGCGCTTTAACCAGCTGATTTTTGATGTGCCAACGTTAATCAGTACTGTTTCGGCAGGCATCACATTGCTGCCGGGCGATATTATTGCCACAGGCACCCCGTCCGGGGTTGGCATTGGTTTCACTCCGTCAAAATATCTGCGTCCGGGCGACGAAGTAGTGGTGGATGTTACCGGTGTGGGCAGTTTGAGAAATACAGTGAGTTAA
- a CDS encoding cyclic nucleotide-binding domain-containing protein, with amino-acid sequence MKAEYKTDLALYELEDKIASLHFFKEVGRNDRQQLRMLVGQSRLVHAGPGEVLLKAGDRDSWLYFLMRGELMVCAPGRMQRLGRLIAGEVFGDISVITGCPRKTDILVPPNGREVVVLALDFRLLSDLQNHTSVSLATKLIVYRQIVHMLRWRSDLYRIKFPRHDLVKKPYRMVQINSGISAQDELVELGSHARYLAKRLQYLNEQLGAVDSGAVEKTTQKSAL; translated from the coding sequence ATGAAAGCAGAATATAAAACAGACCTTGCCCTCTATGAGCTGGAAGATAAGATTGCCAGTCTGCACTTCTTTAAAGAAGTTGGCCGTAATGATCGCCAACAACTCAGAATGCTGGTTGGGCAATCACGCCTGGTTCATGCAGGGCCTGGAGAAGTACTTCTGAAGGCGGGTGATCGGGACAGTTGGCTCTACTTTCTGATGCGAGGAGAATTAATGGTTTGCGCACCAGGTCGTATGCAAAGGCTGGGGCGGTTAATTGCCGGTGAAGTATTTGGCGATATCAGCGTTATTACGGGTTGTCCACGCAAAACCGACATTCTGGTGCCGCCAAATGGTCGGGAAGTTGTTGTATTGGCGCTGGACTTTCGGCTGTTATCTGATTTGCAAAATCATACCTCTGTCAGTCTTGCCACCAAACTGATTGTCTACCGCCAGATTGTGCATATGTTGCGTTGGCGCAGTGATCTTTACCGAATCAAGTTTCCCCGTCATGACCTGGTTAAAAAACCGTATAGGATGGTACAGATCAATTCGGGCATCAGTGCTCAGGACGAGCTTGTTGAGCTGGGCTCGCATGCCCGGTATCTCGCAAAACGCCTGCAGTATTTGAATGAGCAGTTGGGTGCTGTAGACAGTGGTGCCGTGGAGAAGACTACGCAAAAAAGCGCATTATGA
- a CDS encoding TonB family protein encodes MKTFQSVTVCLILGAVSICCSAAKLNGVSSYQDFGSEIFLGALYLAEPSNSAESILNSNQEMRMDMRLTKSMSRRAIVNQWMQSIAINNSREAFQAEASNVADLFGAIQGRLQPGDIVSLSFEPQSGTSFTINQTRFSQGHSKTLFILFLRAWLGPVPPSSEFRDNILGNTAPKPELLQRLEATIPSDTRIAAIAAWAQPPEPESKPEETTIAFELPEPRLSGPPSDGTIKAVASSNTDTSSLPGQEKQPEQKALPVEASLTAGKPVGQPEVEELEPPEPEVSVESLLAQQEYTTNAIQKVYKLLRYPKSAVRRNHQGSVRLQFELNRDGSLKNVEAVEESQYTSLNDAALKAVEKAAPFDRVPEAISDDALIFTVPVAFRLVSE; translated from the coding sequence ATGAAAACTTTTCAAAGCGTCACCGTGTGCCTGATACTCGGTGCTGTAAGTATTTGTTGTTCTGCTGCTAAATTAAACGGCGTATCTTCCTACCAGGATTTTGGTTCGGAGATATTCCTCGGCGCACTGTATTTGGCGGAACCCAGCAACTCAGCTGAGTCCATCTTAAACAGCAACCAGGAAATGCGCATGGATATGCGATTAACGAAGTCCATGTCCAGGCGCGCAATCGTCAATCAGTGGATGCAGAGTATCGCCATCAACAACAGTCGTGAAGCATTCCAGGCTGAAGCCTCCAATGTCGCCGACCTGTTTGGGGCCATTCAGGGCCGACTCCAGCCAGGCGATATTGTCAGCCTCAGTTTCGAGCCACAGTCAGGCACTTCATTCACGATCAATCAGACCCGCTTTTCGCAAGGCCACAGCAAAACTCTGTTTATACTGTTTTTAAGAGCCTGGCTTGGCCCGGTACCACCCAGCTCGGAATTCAGAGATAACATCCTCGGCAACACAGCGCCGAAACCGGAACTGCTTCAGAGACTCGAAGCCACCATTCCCTCAGATACTCGCATTGCTGCTATTGCTGCCTGGGCACAACCACCGGAGCCGGAGAGCAAGCCGGAGGAAACGACCATAGCGTTCGAGCTCCCCGAGCCCAGATTATCAGGACCGCCGTCAGATGGGACCATAAAGGCTGTCGCATCCTCAAATACCGATACATCCAGCTTGCCCGGGCAGGAAAAACAACCGGAACAAAAAGCGTTACCGGTAGAAGCCAGCCTGACTGCAGGCAAGCCAGTCGGACAGCCTGAAGTCGAAGAGCTGGAGCCACCGGAACCCGAAGTTTCAGTCGAATCGTTACTGGCTCAACAAGAATACACCACCAACGCCATTCAAAAGGTTTATAAGCTACTGCGTTACCCAAAGTCTGCTGTACGACGCAATCACCAGGGAAGTGTGCGGTTACAGTTTGAACTCAATCGTGATGGCTCACTGAAAAACGTCGAGGCGGTTGAAGAATCTCAATACACATCACTAAACGACGCGGCGCTGAAAGCCGTGGAAAAAGCGGCACCTTTTGATCGGGTACCAGAGGCCATCTCGGACGATGCCTTGATCTTTACCGTACCCGTAGCATTCCGGCTGGTTTCCGAATAG
- a CDS encoding methyltransferase has translation MFPAELQKALKGLLPTARIKQQKLSMEAPLALWLIDPEGWDIPLTEAETDAIFETPPYWSFCWGSGKALAEWILTEPQLVAGKVVLDFGSGSGVVAIAAAQAGAAKVIACDIDPTALAAVRHNAALNHVRLDYLDDFFNLPEKVDVLLAADVLYDPENIPLLKEFQKKAREVLVADSRVKNFSQQGFKKIGETYSVTEPDLGEIEDVKTVRFYRAIGNVS, from the coding sequence ATGTTTCCTGCCGAGTTGCAAAAGGCGCTCAAAGGTCTGTTGCCAACAGCGAGAATTAAACAGCAAAAACTGTCAATGGAAGCGCCGTTGGCACTTTGGCTGATTGATCCCGAAGGTTGGGATATACCGTTAACCGAAGCGGAAACCGATGCTATTTTTGAAACACCACCCTATTGGAGTTTTTGTTGGGGCAGCGGCAAGGCCCTGGCTGAATGGATATTGACTGAACCGCAATTGGTTGCTGGTAAAGTGGTGCTGGACTTTGGCAGTGGTTCCGGAGTAGTGGCTATTGCCGCGGCTCAGGCCGGAGCTGCTAAAGTCATCGCCTGTGATATCGACCCTACTGCACTGGCTGCAGTGCGTCATAATGCGGCACTTAATCATGTGCGGTTGGATTATCTGGATGATTTTTTTAATCTTCCGGAAAAAGTCGATGTACTTCTGGCCGCAGACGTTCTTTATGACCCTGAAAACATTCCATTACTCAAAGAGTTTCAAAAGAAAGCTCGGGAAGTTTTGGTGGCTGATTCACGAGTAAAAAATTTTTCTCAGCAGGGCTTTAAAAAAATCGGTGAAACTTATTCCGTCACTGAACCTGATCTTGGAGAAATTGAAGATGTGAAAACCGTTCGTTTTTATCGCGCCATTGGTAACGTTTCCTGA
- a CDS encoding AI-2E family transporter, whose amino-acid sequence MSRGLITAAAFVIVVAGIKQAEAILVPFLLSVFIVLIFSPLLAWLKKRRVPSGLAIGLIMFVMVIVGWLIGILLGASIRDFSNNLPEYQARLTEISQGLLIWLAEYGIEIDLSQLQDKFDPGVALKLAGNTLTSFGNVMTNAFLILLTVVFILAEEMSFSDKLRTARGSSTASEGALKGFAQSVNSYLALKSSLSLLTGLLIMFWLWILGVDYPVMWGTMAFLLNFIPTVGSIIAAVPAVLLALIQLGPSYAGLTALGYVVVNVGVGNMLEPKLMGNGLNLSPLVVFLSLVFWGWVLGPVGMFLSIPLTIMAKLALENQPDTRWIGVMLGSGKKIDDDE is encoded by the coding sequence ATGTCTAGAGGGTTAATTACAGCTGCTGCGTTTGTGATTGTGGTTGCCGGTATCAAGCAGGCCGAAGCGATTCTGGTACCGTTTCTGCTGTCGGTGTTTATTGTATTGATATTTTCCCCCTTGCTGGCCTGGTTAAAGAAAAGGCGTGTGCCTTCGGGGCTGGCTATTGGCTTGATTATGTTTGTGATGGTGATTGTCGGCTGGTTGATAGGTATTTTACTCGGTGCCTCCATCCGAGACTTTAGCAATAACCTGCCGGAGTACCAGGCCCGGCTGACAGAGATCAGTCAGGGGCTGCTGATCTGGCTTGCCGAGTACGGCATTGAAATTGATCTCAGCCAGCTACAGGACAAGTTTGACCCCGGTGTTGCCTTGAAACTGGCAGGTAACACGTTGACGTCATTTGGCAACGTGATGACCAACGCCTTTCTGATTTTACTTACTGTGGTTTTTATTCTTGCCGAAGAAATGAGTTTTAGCGACAAGCTGCGTACAGCGCGAGGTTCTTCGACAGCCTCTGAAGGTGCGCTTAAAGGTTTCGCGCAAAGTGTTAATAGTTACTTGGCCTTGAAGTCTTCTCTTAGTCTGTTAACAGGTTTGCTGATTATGTTTTGGTTGTGGATTTTAGGTGTGGATTACCCCGTTATGTGGGGAACCATGGCTTTCCTGTTGAATTTTATTCCTACCGTGGGCTCTATCATTGCAGCAGTTCCTGCTGTGTTACTGGCGCTCATTCAATTGGGACCAAGTTATGCAGGTCTTACCGCCCTAGGTTATGTAGTGGTTAATGTTGGCGTTGGCAACATGCTGGAACCCAAGCTGATGGGCAATGGACTAAACCTGTCACCGTTAGTCGTGTTTCTCTCTTTGGTTTTCTGGGGTTGGGTGCTGGGGCCTGTCGGTATGTTTTTATCTATCCCCCTGACGATTATGGCGAAGCTGGCACTGGAGAACCAACCTGATACGCGCTGGATTGGTGTGATGTTGGGCTCAGGCAAAAAAATAGATGACGATGAGTAA
- a CDS encoding VOC family protein: MHLPRLTHLAIHVTDIDACVEFYQRYCGMEICHQRQSNSQQIIWMAEPGRESDFIFVVMSGGCDLQLSGNDYRHFGFAVESKAAVDNLAELARERGDLVWEPRDEPYPVGYYCGLRDPNGNFVEFSYGQPLGPGANELPK; the protein is encoded by the coding sequence ATGCATTTACCTCGACTCACCCATCTGGCGATACACGTCACTGATATTGATGCCTGTGTGGAATTTTACCAGCGTTATTGTGGTATGGAGATCTGTCATCAGCGCCAGTCAAACTCTCAACAAATTATCTGGATGGCCGAGCCCGGGCGAGAAAGTGATTTTATTTTTGTAGTGATGAGCGGTGGTTGCGATCTTCAGCTTTCGGGTAATGATTATCGTCATTTTGGTTTTGCTGTTGAGAGTAAAGCGGCGGTGGACAATTTGGCGGAACTTGCCCGGGAACGGGGTGATTTGGTTTGGGAACCCCGCGATGAACCTTATCCGGTAGGGTATTACTGCGGGTTGCGAGATCCGAATGGCAATTTTGTTGAGTTTAGTTATGGGCAACCGCTGGGCCCGGGAGCCAATGAACTGCCAAAGTGA
- a CDS encoding 1-acyl-sn-glycerol-3-phosphate acyltransferase, whose translation MNPPVLQLCDVPDYHRAYRSRFSRWFGRTGLRLLGWQPVGKVPADRKLIVVAAPHTSNWDFVVGILVILALDIRCFWMGKHSIFRRPFGGFMKALGGIPVYRDNPVGVAEQMAEQIRNSDSKLIAITPEGTRKRVDKWKTGFLRIAKTANCGVLQVSLDFQKKQLMMGGVFWPGDDLEADTARVKEYYRQFSAKHPEKF comes from the coding sequence ATGAATCCACCTGTGCTGCAGCTGTGTGATGTGCCGGACTACCATCGGGCTTACAGAAGCCGTTTTAGTCGGTGGTTTGGTCGTACGGGGTTGCGTTTACTGGGGTGGCAGCCTGTAGGAAAAGTTCCCGCTGATCGCAAGTTGATCGTGGTGGCTGCGCCGCATACTTCCAATTGGGATTTTGTGGTGGGAATACTGGTGATTCTGGCGCTGGATATTCGTTGTTTCTGGATGGGTAAGCACTCTATTTTTCGAAGGCCCTTTGGCGGCTTTATGAAAGCGCTGGGCGGTATTCCTGTCTATCGTGACAACCCTGTCGGTGTGGCAGAACAAATGGCTGAACAGATTCGCAATAGCGATTCGAAATTGATTGCCATTACCCCCGAGGGAACTCGCAAACGTGTGGATAAATGGAAGACAGGTTTTTTACGCATTGCCAAAACGGCAAACTGCGGAGTGTTGCAGGTGTCGCTGGACTTTCAAAAAAAGCAATTGATGATGGGTGGGGTCTTTTGGCCCGGTGATGATTTAGAAGCAGACACCGCCCGAGTAAAGGAATATTACCGGCAGTTCAGTGCCAAACATCCGGAAAAATTCTAG
- a CDS encoding peptide chain release factor 3: MSDSSFINKIKKRRTFAIISHPDAGKTTITEKLLLFGNLIQVAGTVKGKKSDRHATSDWMQMEKERGISVTSSVMQFPYADCIVNLLDTPGHEDFSEDTYRTLTAVDSALMVIDGAKGVEDRTIKLMDVCRLRDTPIISFVNKMDRDIRDPIELLDEIEEVLGIAAAPINWPLGMGKEFKGVYNLYTDTIHVFSQGQGHIIPEDVQIKGLDSDEATELLGAYADVTREEIELVRGATNEFDLEMMLAGQLTPVFFGTALSNFGVREMLDHFVKWAPAPLSRETKGRVVEPEEQAFSGFVFKIQANMDPKHRDRIAFMRVCSGKYTKGMKMKHVRLGKDVRIADAVSFKAGERVAVDEAIAGDIIGLHNHGTIQIGDAFTEGEDLKFTGIPHFAPELFRRIRLADPLRTKQLQKGIQQLSEEGSTQVFFPLNNNDIVVGAVGQLQFDVVAYRLKDEYGVEAIYEPVNVYTARWIESSDTKKIEELKRKAPDGVAIDGGGHLTYLASTRVNLSLTEERYPEIEFTATREH, encoded by the coding sequence ATGAGTGATAGCAGTTTTATCAATAAAATCAAGAAGCGACGCACATTCGCCATTATCTCGCACCCGGATGCGGGTAAAACCACCATCACTGAAAAACTGCTGTTGTTCGGTAATCTCATTCAGGTGGCCGGTACGGTTAAGGGCAAAAAAAGTGATCGCCATGCCACATCTGACTGGATGCAAATGGAGAAGGAGCGCGGTATTTCCGTCACGTCTTCGGTGATGCAGTTTCCCTATGCTGATTGCATTGTTAACTTGCTGGATACTCCAGGGCACGAGGACTTTTCGGAAGATACCTATCGTACATTGACGGCGGTGGATTCAGCGTTGATGGTGATTGATGGCGCTAAGGGTGTGGAAGATCGAACCATCAAGCTGATGGATGTGTGCCGCTTGCGGGATACACCGATTATTTCGTTTGTGAACAAAATGGATCGTGATATTCGTGACCCGATTGAATTACTGGATGAAATAGAAGAAGTATTGGGCATTGCCGCGGCGCCGATTAACTGGCCGTTGGGGATGGGTAAGGAGTTTAAGGGCGTTTACAACCTGTATACCGATACGATTCATGTGTTCAGTCAGGGGCAAGGGCATATCATTCCTGAAGACGTTCAAATCAAAGGGCTGGACTCTGATGAGGCGACCGAGTTACTTGGTGCCTATGCAGACGTTACTCGAGAAGAAATCGAGTTGGTGCGAGGTGCAACCAACGAGTTTGATCTGGAGATGATGCTGGCGGGCCAGCTGACGCCGGTGTTTTTTGGTACGGCATTGTCAAATTTTGGTGTTCGTGAAATGCTTGATCACTTTGTAAAGTGGGCACCTGCGCCGCTCTCACGGGAAACCAAAGGCCGTGTTGTTGAACCGGAGGAGCAGGCATTCTCAGGGTTTGTCTTTAAAATTCAGGCCAATATGGACCCCAAACACCGTGACCGTATCGCTTTTATGCGGGTGTGTTCAGGTAAGTACACAAAAGGAATGAAAATGAAGCATGTGCGGTTGGGCAAGGATGTTCGCATTGCCGATGCTGTGTCATTCAAGGCCGGTGAACGCGTCGCTGTTGATGAGGCAATCGCGGGGGACATTATCGGTTTGCACAATCATGGCACTATCCAGATTGGCGATGCTTTTACCGAGGGAGAGGATCTGAAATTTACGGGTATTCCCCATTTTGCGCCGGAGTTGTTCAGGCGTATTCGCCTGGCAGACCCACTTAGAACCAAGCAGTTACAAAAGGGTATTCAGCAGCTTTCCGAAGAGGGTAGTACCCAGGTGTTTTTCCCCCTGAACAACAACGATATCGTTGTTGGCGCGGTGGGCCAATTGCAGTTCGATGTGGTGGCTTACCGTCTTAAGGATGAATACGGTGTTGAGGCTATTTACGAACCGGTGAACGTTTATACTGCCCGCTGGATCGAGAGTAGCGATACCAAAAAAATTGAAGAGCTGAAACGCAAGGCGCCCGACGGTGTGGCAATCGACGGTGGCGGTCACTTGACCTATTTGGCTTCAACGAGGGTAAACTTGTCTCTCACTGAAGAGCGCTATCCCGAAATTGAGTTTACTGCTACTCGGGAGCACTGA
- a CDS encoding HNH nuclease family protein gives MVNQKKTTDQVLAEQREYNSTRAKGYREQALKLYPWICGRCAREFDRKNVSQLTVHHVDHNHDNNPSDGSNWELLCIYCHDEEHTKYENLVRYGSTVDEVSTPATYNPFADLKARMKDASK, from the coding sequence ATGGTGAACCAGAAAAAAACGACCGATCAAGTACTGGCTGAACAACGCGAATACAATTCAACGCGCGCAAAGGGTTATCGGGAGCAGGCGTTAAAGTTATACCCTTGGATCTGTGGGCGGTGTGCGCGGGAGTTTGATCGTAAAAATGTATCTCAACTAACCGTTCATCACGTAGATCACAATCATGACAATAACCCCTCTGACGGGAGTAATTGGGAGCTATTGTGTATTTACTGCCATGACGAAGAGCACACAAAGTACGAAAATCTGGTGCGCTATGGCAGTACGGTGGACGAGGTATCAACGCCAGCAACTTACAACCCCTTTGCTGATCTGAAGGCGAGAATGAAAGATGCTTCGAAATAA
- a CDS encoding TIGR02450 family Trp-rich protein, with translation MNKINPKKLLNSKWTAVSPTNKEKHFMVSEIEFDEEGVVISCCIEAVMSKRIMPINWRDLTDDNNWVHGWR, from the coding sequence ATGAATAAAATAAACCCAAAGAAATTACTCAATAGCAAGTGGACGGCAGTGTCTCCTACGAACAAAGAAAAGCATTTTATGGTGTCTGAAATCGAGTTTGATGAAGAGGGTGTCGTTATTTCATGCTGTATAGAAGCGGTTATGTCAAAACGGATTATGCCGATAAATTGGCGTGATTTAACCGATGATAATAATTGGGTTCATGGTTGGAGATAA
- a CDS encoding TIGR02281 family clan AA aspartic protease yields the protein MTNSSPEQNTTQRTGKAMLYIAWIIGLGLLTLFFADLEEAQINPNRTVNSSLTDGRVEVVLQQNRWGHYVANGKINGDEVTFLLDTGATVVSVPYHLKDKLNLSKGRPYTTITANGNVTVYGTTISELRLGDLVFNNVRAALNPGMKDDEILLGMSVLADLELTQRGEQMIIRSY from the coding sequence ATGACAAACTCCTCCCCCGAACAGAACACCACCCAGCGCACCGGCAAGGCGATGCTGTATATCGCCTGGATTATTGGCCTTGGTTTACTGACGCTGTTTTTTGCCGACCTGGAAGAAGCTCAAATTAACCCAAACCGTACGGTGAATAGCTCTTTGACAGATGGCAGGGTTGAGGTGGTGCTGCAGCAAAACCGTTGGGGCCACTATGTAGCGAATGGCAAAATTAACGGCGATGAAGTGACTTTTCTATTGGATACCGGCGCGACGGTGGTGTCGGTGCCTTACCATCTGAAAGATAAGCTCAACTTATCCAAAGGCCGCCCCTACACTACGATTACAGCCAACGGCAATGTCACAGTTTATGGCACGACTATTTCGGAATTACGGCTGGGCGATTTGGTATTCAACAATGTTCGTGCTGCATTAAACCCCGGCATGAAAGACGACGAAATACTATTGGGCATGTCGGTACTTGCTGACTTAGAACTCACCCAGCGCGGTGAGCAGATGATTATTCGCAGTTATTGA
- a CDS encoding serine/threonine-protein phosphatase, which produces MELDIHGDAIQGSRDYQEDYFEICAEAVENPGGCLVVLCDGMGGHSGGALASQSATTAFINNFLAAEGLSPEQALSESLTAAHHSIKCQVADSGAPADMGTTLVAVYVSGSDVHWVSVGDSHLYLYRKGEIEKLNQDHSMASVLDELAEIGRISDDEAKSDPQRNALRSCLSVDEISLVDLQVSEGLLTAGDKLILASDGLDTLDQTDVAKVVAKLKKKPARVIAAKLLEAVQKANKPNQDNTTAVVISAKSKSWFSMGT; this is translated from the coding sequence ATGGAGCTTGATATACATGGCGATGCTATACAGGGTTCGCGTGATTACCAGGAAGACTATTTTGAGATCTGCGCCGAAGCAGTGGAGAATCCCGGTGGTTGTCTGGTGGTATTGTGCGACGGTATGGGAGGGCACAGCGGTGGAGCGTTGGCGAGTCAGTCAGCAACTACGGCTTTTATTAATAACTTTCTGGCTGCGGAAGGCTTGTCGCCAGAGCAGGCTCTAAGCGAGTCATTAACCGCAGCCCATCACTCAATTAAGTGCCAGGTTGCCGATAGTGGTGCTCCTGCCGATATGGGTACAACGTTGGTAGCGGTGTATGTTTCAGGTAGTGACGTTCATTGGGTTAGCGTGGGTGATTCTCATCTGTATCTTTACCGAAAAGGTGAAATTGAAAAGCTTAATCAAGACCACTCCATGGCTTCTGTGCTGGATGAGCTGGCAGAAATAGGCCGCATCAGTGACGACGAAGCAAAATCTGACCCGCAACGAAATGCCTTGCGAAGTTGCCTGTCTGTGGATGAAATCAGTTTGGTTGATTTACAGGTATCCGAAGGTTTATTAACCGCCGGTGATAAATTGATACTGGCAAGCGATGGTCTTGATACGCTTGATCAAACAGACGTTGCCAAAGTGGTTGCCAAACTTAAAAAGAAGCCCGCCAGGGTTATTGCTGCAAAGCTATTGGAGGCTGTTCAGAAGGCTAACAAACCGAATCAGGACAATACCACCGCGGTGGTGATTTCGGCCAAAAGCAAATCGTGGTTTAGCATGGGTACTTAA
- a CDS encoding FHA domain-containing protein: MSNNDGNDGGFFNNPTRRVGGGADATIKKGAADTPTVAATPAVSEPAPTSTGSAMDINPQTRRVRPGSSSDEVTAASVSKGFGYHPEFVVGWLVVVEGPGRGMSKPLGYGMNPVGREEETGVQLNFGDEEISRKAHCQIAYDHKNKKFYIQHGGGQNLTYLGNEPVLSSSELHKDATISIGNTTLKFVQLCGDDFDWEQQA, from the coding sequence ATGTCAAACAATGATGGAAATGATGGTGGATTTTTTAACAACCCCACTCGCAGAGTCGGGGGTGGTGCAGACGCTACAATAAAAAAGGGAGCCGCTGATACACCAACGGTTGCAGCGACCCCTGCTGTGTCAGAACCTGCTCCAACATCGACCGGTTCGGCAATGGATATCAATCCACAGACTCGTCGAGTGAGGCCAGGAAGCTCCTCTGATGAAGTGACAGCCGCCTCTGTATCAAAGGGCTTTGGTTATCATCCCGAGTTTGTTGTCGGTTGGCTGGTTGTTGTTGAAGGGCCTGGCAGAGGCATGAGCAAGCCTTTGGGCTACGGTATGAACCCGGTTGGTCGTGAAGAAGAAACCGGGGTGCAACTCAATTTTGGTGATGAAGAAATCTCCCGAAAGGCGCACTGCCAAATCGCCTACGACCATAAAAACAAAAAGTTTTATATACAGCATGGCGGTGGGCAAAACCTCACCTATCTCGGAAATGAACCGGTACTGTCATCTAGTGAGCTACACAAAGATGCGACCATTTCAATTGGCAATACAACACTTAAATTTGTGCAATTGTGTGGTGATGATTTTGATTGGGAACAGCAGGCATAA